The following proteins are encoded in a genomic region of Stigmatopora nigra isolate UIUO_SnigA chromosome 3, RoL_Snig_1.1, whole genome shotgun sequence:
- the LOC144194619 gene encoding histamine H2 receptor encodes MNESLNLSSSDFDPQTSTYLHNRSVKVSVIILLGVMITLGNMAVLLVITSSVAGWSRSSRYFLLSLTAADSAFGMLVMPLNLLVSLLKDYTAGPDQLCHLVAFCNATVCSTCMYTLAAISLERYVAVLFPLKYSSMMTRRRTLLLIAFSWGFPPCLLAPIIFPDGIIKVHFSTASLVCNPSYSSNMGYSLSLAGLIFFPCSAVMTYANLRLWCAARRQSRKLRQLERAHRRRHDVASRVLVPVMTAYFACWTPCIAVMIYNALSGNFVPEWMEFVVVWLPTSNGFLNCIFYFWINKSFRQKFHLTMHTLAQTACPTLVEYLGVCQPLKVSFDSAFLNNNTGVHERSSSVSSTCTLMTLT; translated from the exons atgaacgAGTCCCTAAACCTCTCCAGTTCGGACTTCGACCCCCAAACATCGACGTATCTGCACAACCGCTCCGTCAAGGTGAGCGTCATTATCCTCCTGGGGGTGATGATTACTTTGGGCAACATGGCGGTTCTCCTGGTGATCACATCGTCCGTGGCCGGCTGGTCGAGGAGCTCCCGATACTTCCTGCTCTCGTTGACGGCCGCCGACTCCGCCTTCGGGATGCTGGTCATGCCCTTGAACCTCCTGGTGAGTCTCCTCAAGGACTACACGGCCGGGCCCGACCAGCTATGTCACCTGGTGGCCTTCTGCAACGCTACCGTGTGCTCCACGTGCATGTACACGCTGGCCGCCATCAGCCTGGAGCGCTACGTGGCGGTGCTCTTCCCCCTCAAGTACTCGTCCATGATGACCAGGAGACGGACGCTGCTCCTAATCGCCTTCTCCTGGGGCTTCCCCCCTTGCCTCCTGGCGCCCATTATCTTCCCGGACGGCATCATCAAGGTGCACTTCTCCACCGCATCGCTGGTGTGCAACCCGTCCTACTCCAGCAACATGGGCTACTCGTTGAGCTTGGCCGGGCTCATCTTCTTCCCGTGCTCCGCGGTCATGACCTACGCCAACCTGCGACTGTGGTGCGCCGCCCGGAGACAGAGCCGCAAACTGCGGCAGTTGGAGCGTGCGCACCGGAGGAGACACGATGTGGCCTCCAGGGTGCTGGTGCCGGTCATGACGGCTTACTTCGCTTGCTGGACGCCGTGCATAGCAGTCATGATCTACAACG CACTCTCGGGCAACTTTGTGCCAGAGTGGATGGAATTTGTGGTGGTTTGGCTGCCGACATCCAACGGTTTCCTCAACTGCATCTTCTACTTCTGGATCAACAAAAGCTTCCGTCAAAAATTCCACCTTACCATGCACACTCTAGCCCAGACCGCCTGCCCGACACTAGTGGAATATCTGGGAGTCTGCCAACCTTTGAAGGTTTCCTTCGACTCTGCCTTTCTAAACAACAACACGGGTGTCCATGAACGTTCTTCGAGCGTGTCCTCCACCTGTACGCTAATGACCTTAACCTAA